CTTCTAATGTTCTTTCTCCGCTTTCGCTTACAAATTGAAAGAATGAAAATACAATATTGAAAAATACTACAACAAATATTACAAGTAGTACGTCAACTATTAAATTCATAATAGTTTGGATATTTTTTATCTTTATAATTTGACTTAATTCTATTGATATATATTCCCTACTATAAGTAATTGCACTAGCACCTAAAAATGTAATAGTTGTCATTCCAATAGCTGCATATTCTGGCATCCCTAGAGAATGCCAACCAAGTAAACGGCCAACAATTTGGAGTATTACAGCAATCATAATAACTATTAGTGCAATGGCAATTAAGAATTCTTGAGTCTTATATAAACCTTTTTCGATCTTATGCCACATTGTATTCACTCCTTATTTAATAGATGGGACAGATAATTCTGTCCCATCATAACTAATAATTATTCGTTGATCTCAGCTAATTCTTCTTTTAGAGATTGAATTAGTTCTGCACCATACGTAGACTCATAGTTATCCCATTGACTTAATCCAAACTCTTGGAATGCCTTAATTTGTTCTTCTGTTAACTCTGTTACTTCTACACCTACGTCTTTAATTTTTTGAACATACTCTTCAGTCGCCTTGCGATTTTCTTCAATTTGCCATGCTTGTATCTCTGCACCAACTGATTTAAAAATCTCCTGCTGCTCTGGAGTTAATGAATTAAATTTATCTGTATTAATGACAATTGAACCTGAAGCATATACATGGTTTAATTGTGTGTAAAATTTGTTAACTTCTTGGAATTTACTATCAACAGTAAATAGTAATCCGTTATCTTGCCCATCAACTGTTCCTTGCTGTAGCGCTAAATATAATTCATTAAATGGCATTACTAACGCTTGTGAGCCTGCCTCTTCAAAGAAGCCTTTAATCGCTTGTGAGCCTGGAACGCGTAATTTTAATCCCTTTAAATCTTCTACTTTTTCAATTTTCTTAATAGAGTTTGAAACACCGCGGAATTCATTTTCAAAGAAACCTAATGTTGTCATATTATGTTTTGCCAGTGTTTCTGTCATTAATTTTGGAATAACGCCATCCCCATAGAAAATTTTATCAGCTTGTTCATAAGACGTTACGATATATGGTAAGTAATGGAAATCTAATAGTGGATCTAATCCAGATAAAGAACCTTGGTTAATAAATGACATGTCTAAAGTTCCTCGCGAAATATCCTGAGCCATTACTTCATCCCCACCTAATTGTGATGAAGGGAAGACTGAAATTTGAACTGCTCCATTTGTTTCTTCTTCTATTCTTTCTGCAAATAATTTTGCAGCTTGGTCTTTGACACTGTCTGCTGGGAAAATATGTCCTAATCTAAGCTTTATAACATCTCCTGACTCTGATGATGTACCTTCATTACCCCCACTACATGCAGATAAAATCATCATACATATAGTTAAAACAATTAAACTTAATTTCCATTCTTTTCTCATTTTTTTTGCCCCCTGTTTTTTAAATTACCCCAATTAACTTATTAAATTATGCATCTAAAACAATTAATTTTTCTTCTGTCATTTCTAATATTGCATACTTAGGACCCTCTTTACCGATACCGCTATTCTTCACTCCCCCATATGGCATAACATCTTCTCTATAAGTAGAGACATTATTTATAATGACACCTCCAAACTTTAATTTTTTAATTGATTTCATAACAATCTGAATATTTGATGTAAAAATTCCTACTTGTAGTCCCATTGTTGAGTCATTCGCTTTATGAAGTACATCATCAATATCTTGATATTTTTGAATCGTAATAACAGGTCCAAAAATTTCTTCACAAACTACTTTCATCGATTGCGACACATCTGCTAAAATAGTTGGTTCAAATTGTGAACGCTTTCTTTGCCCACCGACGATAATTTTTGCTCCTTGTTGAACAGCTTCTTCAATCCATGACTCTATCCGAACAGCTTCTCTCTCTGAAATAACAGGTCCGACGTCTCCATCTGGATTATCTTCACTACAAAGAACTAATGATTTCGTAAATTCTGTAGCATACTTTAAGAATTGATCATACACTTCTTCATGAACATAAATTCTTTGAACAGAGATACATGCTTGTCCAGCATTAGAAAACCCTCTTGATACACAAAGCTCTGCAGCTCTTTTTAGATCGTCTACATCTTTATGAACAATATTCGGTGAGTTATTTCCTAGTTCAAGGGCAACTTTTCTAATTCCAGTTTTACTCTTAATTAATTGGCCCACTTTTGGGCTGCCTGTAAATGTATACATATCAACTAAATCATTTTTTAATAAATATTCACCTGTTTGTGTACCTCTACCATTTACCAAATTAAATAATCCGTCCGGTAAACCTGCTTCTTTGAATATTTCAACTAGTTTACATGCAATTAACGGTGTCATTTCAGCAGGTTTTAATACCACCGCATTTCCTGCTGCTAATGCTGGTCCAATCTTATGAACTGTTAAATTAAATGGAAAGTTAAATGGTGTAATCGCAACAATCACTCCAACTGGCACTCGTACTGTAAAAGCAAGTTTTCCTTTATCAGCACTATTTGGCAAAGCTACACCTTGCCCCGTAATTCTTTTTGCTTCTTCTGCCGATGCTCTAAGTGTTGAAATACCTCTTTCAATTTCTGTAACGGCATCTTTTCTTGTTTTTCCAGCTTCGTAAATTAGCAATTCTGCTAACTCAAGTTTTCTTTCGTCAATTAATGAAACCGCTTTATTTAAAATGGCAAAACGTTCCTCAGCAGAAAGTTCATTCTTCTCAAATGACTCATAAGCGTTTTGAACAGCCCTATTAACTATCGATTCATCTGCTTCATAAATTTCACCATAGGTATCACCTGTATATTTGTTCGTTACAGGAATAATTTCACCAGCTTCTATCCATTGTCCATCAATAAAGTGTCCATATTTCTCCATAATTACTACTCCCCTAACATTTATAGTTTTATATTTAAAGTGCTTATTAAGATCTTTTTTCTAGCAATCTACT
Above is a genomic segment from Lysinibacillus sp. PLM2 containing:
- a CDS encoding C4-dicarboxylate ABC transporter permease — encoded protein: MWHKIEKGLYKTQEFLIAIALIVIMIAVILQIVGRLLGWHSLGMPEYAAIGMTTITFLGASAITYSREYISIELSQIIKIKNIQTIMNLIVDVLLVIFVVVFFNIVFSFFQFVSESGERTLEAGIPLSITYGIIVISVVVMGLHSLSNIFKGIQMLRKGGAA
- a CDS encoding transporter, which codes for MRKEWKLSLIVLTICMMILSACSGGNEGTSSESGDVIKLRLGHIFPADSVKDQAAKLFAERIEEETNGAVQISVFPSSQLGGDEVMAQDISRGTLDMSFINQGSLSGLDPLLDFHYLPYIVTSYEQADKIFYGDGVIPKLMTETLAKHNMTTLGFFENEFRGVSNSIKKIEKVEDLKGLKLRVPGSQAIKGFFEEAGSQALVMPFNELYLALQQGTVDGQDNGLLFTVDSKFQEVNKFYTQLNHVYASGSIVINTDKFNSLTPEQQEIFKSVGAEIQAWQIEENRKATEEYVQKIKDVGVEVTELTEEQIKAFQEFGLSQWDNYESTYGAELIQSLKEELAEINE
- the aldH1 gene encoding aldehyde dehydrogenase, with translation MEKYGHFIDGQWIEAGEIIPVTNKYTGDTYGEIYEADESIVNRAVQNAYESFEKNELSAEERFAILNKAVSLIDERKLELAELLIYEAGKTRKDAVTEIERGISTLRASAEEAKRITGQGVALPNSADKGKLAFTVRVPVGVIVAITPFNFPFNLTVHKIGPALAAGNAVVLKPAEMTPLIACKLVEIFKEAGLPDGLFNLVNGRGTQTGEYLLKNDLVDMYTFTGSPKVGQLIKSKTGIRKVALELGNNSPNIVHKDVDDLKRAAELCVSRGFSNAGQACISVQRIYVHEEVYDQFLKYATEFTKSLVLCSEDNPDGDVGPVISEREAVRIESWIEEAVQQGAKIIVGGQRKRSQFEPTILADVSQSMKVVCEEIFGPVITIQKYQDIDDVLHKANDSTMGLQVGIFTSNIQIVMKSIKKLKFGGVIINNVSTYREDVMPYGGVKNSGIGKEGPKYAILEMTEEKLIVLDA